The proteins below come from a single Eucalyptus grandis isolate ANBG69807.140 chromosome 3, ASM1654582v1, whole genome shotgun sequence genomic window:
- the LOC120292059 gene encoding lachrymatory-factor synthase-like: MASEAKEKWGGKARALVRGSGPDQVWPLLEDFFSLHKWVPTIDTCCGVEGVSGEPGFVRYCSGTRSSADGSEDVFTNWALEKLLATDPVNKSFTYEIVDCNNVGFKSLAATMKLTAVRDAEEEDGCGMSWSFSVNPIEGWTEKDLTEFYSVALRIMAERIEAVLSSKG, encoded by the coding sequence ATGGCCAgtgaagcaaaggaaaaatgggGAGGAAAGGCTAGAGCCCTGGTGAGAGGCTCAGGTCCTGACCAAGTATGGCCCCTCCTGGAGGATTTCTTCAGCCTGCACAAGTGGGTCCCCACGATAGACACGTGCTGTGGAGTCGAGGGCGTGTCGGGTGAGCCCGGATTCGTCCGATACTGCTCTGGCACAAGAAGCTCCGCCGATGGTTCCGAGGATGTTTTCACTAACTGGGCTCTGGAGAAGCTGCTTGCGACTGACCCTGTCAACAAAAGCTTCACTTATGAGATCGTGGACTGCAATAATGTCGGGTTCAAATCCTTGGCCGCCACAATGAAACTGACGGCGGTGAGagatgcagaagaagaagatggatgtGGAATGAGCTGGTCTTTCTCAGTGAATCCGATTGAAGGATGGACGGAGAAAGATTTGACGGAGTTCTACAGTGTTGCTCTTCGAATCATGGCTGAAAGAATAGAAGCTGTCTTATCGAGCAAAGGGTAA
- the LOC120291150 gene encoding lachrymatory-factor synthase-like, whose protein sequence is MESANIDHVTSEKNQTQPKWQGQACADLAGPKADQIWPFVEYFFGLKRWFPTLTACTGVEGVLGQPGCIRYCAGFNNAPFDRAIGQAKTSTLYWAKEKLLSIDPVAKTLSYTIIDSNIRFNSYVATGRVVPKEEGCCIMWRYEVEPVNGWKHEDLDQWFESALQVMARSMEKALLGQAH, encoded by the coding sequence ATGGAGTCTGCAAACATTGATCATGTGACTTCTGAGAAGAACCAAACACAACCAAAATGGCAAGGCCAAGCTTGTGCAGACTTGGCAGGTCCAAAGGCAGACCAAATATGGCCCTTCGTGGAGTACTTCTTTGGCCTCAAAAGGTGGTTCCCGACCCTCACTGCCTGCACCGGGGTCGAGGGTGTCCTTGGCCAGCCCGGGTGCATCCGTTACTGTGCTGGGTTCAACAATGCCCCGTTCGACCGGGCCATCGGTCAGGCCAAGACAAGCACCCTGTATTGGGCGAAGGAGAAGCTGTTGTCGATCGACCCAGTCGCCAAGACATTAAGCTATACCATCATAGACAGCAATATCAGGTTCAACTCCTACGTAGCCACAGGCCGAGTCGTGCCTAAGGAAGAGGGGTGTTGCATCATGTGGCGGTATGAGGTCGAGCCCGTGAACGGCTGGAAACACGAGGACTTGGACCAGTGGTTCGAGTCGGCCTTGCAGGTCATGGCCAGGAGCATGGAGAAGGCTCTTCTCGGTCAAGCACACTGA
- the LOC104438235 gene encoding lachrymatory-factor synthase: MESANIDPVASEMNQNQPKWQGQACADLAGPKADHIWPFLEDFFGLDKWFPTLATCTPVEGVSGQPGCVRYCAGFRTPVDRERDIGGGTEATLNWTKQKLLSIDPAEKMFSYSIVDSNVGFNSYVSKVRVMPKEDGCRMVWDYEVEPVSGWKPQDLDQFIGSGLRVMAERMKEALLGQANRSDSGTDLI, encoded by the coding sequence ATGGAGTCCGCAAACATCGATCCTGTGGCTTCTGAGATGAACCAAAACCAACCAAAATGGCAAGGGCAAGCTTGTGCGGACTTGGCAGGTCCAAAGGCGGACCATATATGGCCCTTCTTGGAGGACTTCTTCGGCCTTGACAAGTGGTTCCCAACCCTTGCCACCTGCACCCCCGTCGAGGGCGTCTCGGGCCAACCTGGGTGCGTCCGCTACTGCGCCGGGTTCAGGACCCCAGTTGACCGGGAACGGGACATCGGTGGCGGCACCGAGGCAACCCTGAACTGGACGAAGCAGAAGCTGCTGTCAATCGACCCGGCCGAGAAGATGTTCAGCTATAGCATCGTAGACAGCAATGTCGGGTTCAACTCCTACGTCTCCAAGGTCCGAGTCATGCCTAAGGAAGACGGTTGTCGAATGGTGTGGGACTATGAGGTCGAGCCCGTGAGCGGCTGGAAACCCCAGGACCTGGACCAGTTCATTGGGTCGGGCTTGCGGGTCATGGCCGAGAGGATGAAGGAGGCTCTTCTTGGTCAAGCAAACCGATCGGATTCCGGAACTGATCTCATCTGA